A single genomic interval of uncultured Desulfobulbus sp. harbors:
- a CDS encoding EAL domain-containing protein — protein sequence MPPKQRLPQLAIKESGLLAQIVNNSPVATFVIDADHRVLHWNRACAMVTGVPESELIGTTDSWKPFYSSKRPVMADLIVDGQIDQISTYYPEKYRPSPIIEGAWEAEDFFPHFPGGGKWLNFIATAIRDEQTGAVIGAIETLRDVTAQKTYQQQLEHQANYDSLTGLANRHLLHTRLDQAIAQAQREDFLLAVLFLDLDNFKQINDTLGHDAGDEVICEFGRRLKGSVRDLDTVARIAGDEYVVLLYAPQSIGHVVNVVRRLIDHIGHKLSVQGREIYIGSSVGIALFPKDGEDTETLLKNADAAMYRAKQHDKGGFRFYTDDLNRDALQWLELKQELHYALTTGQLELYYQPQYSIQEKRITGAEALLRWNHPTRGVLQPDMFIPLAEETGLIIPIGNWVINTAIADARQWEGAYGSALRLSVNISARQFRYEELAELLKNVVSQSGFHPLNLELELTESLVMNNPDRANELLRQLKAEGFSLAMDDFGTGYSSLAYLRLFPFDMIKIDQSFIRELGASAEAEAILRAMLQLAKALNLRTVAEGVENQMQRQFLEDEGCDEIQGYWFSHPLRAGEFLKLLQTQT from the coding sequence ATGCCCCCAAAACAACGTTTACCTCAACTCGCAATCAAGGAGAGCGGCTTGCTTGCTCAAATAGTCAATAACAGCCCGGTGGCCACCTTTGTTATCGACGCCGACCATCGCGTCTTGCATTGGAATCGGGCCTGCGCCATGGTGACCGGTGTTCCCGAGTCAGAGCTCATTGGCACCACCGATTCCTGGAAGCCCTTCTATTCCAGCAAACGGCCTGTCATGGCCGATCTGATCGTGGATGGACAGATCGATCAGATCAGTACCTATTACCCGGAGAAATATCGCCCCTCGCCGATTATAGAGGGAGCCTGGGAGGCAGAAGATTTTTTCCCGCACTTTCCCGGCGGTGGCAAGTGGCTCAATTTTATCGCCACGGCCATTAGAGACGAGCAAACCGGTGCGGTTATCGGTGCCATCGAGACCCTGCGCGATGTCACTGCCCAGAAAACCTACCAACAGCAACTCGAACACCAGGCCAACTATGATTCGCTCACCGGCCTGGCCAACCGACACCTGCTGCACACACGTCTGGACCAGGCCATTGCCCAGGCACAACGCGAAGACTTCCTCCTCGCCGTGCTCTTTCTCGATCTCGACAACTTCAAACAGATCAACGACACCCTGGGCCACGATGCCGGCGACGAGGTTATTTGCGAATTCGGTCGCCGCCTCAAGGGCTCGGTTCGGGATCTCGATACCGTGGCCCGCATTGCCGGCGACGAATATGTGGTGCTGCTCTACGCGCCTCAGAGTATTGGCCATGTGGTCAATGTGGTTCGACGTCTGATCGATCACATTGGCCACAAACTCAGCGTACAGGGCCGGGAAATCTACATCGGCAGCAGTGTTGGCATCGCTCTTTTTCCTAAGGATGGCGAGGATACGGAGACGCTGCTGAAAAACGCCGATGCGGCCATGTACCGGGCCAAACAGCATGACAAGGGCGGCTTTCGTTTTTATACCGATGATCTGAACCGGGATGCCCTGCAGTGGCTGGAACTCAAGCAGGAACTTCATTACGCCCTGACCACGGGCCAGTTGGAGCTCTACTACCAGCCCCAGTACAGTATTCAAGAAAAGCGGATCACCGGCGCCGAGGCCCTGCTCCGTTGGAACCACCCGACCCGCGGCGTACTCCAGCCGGACATGTTCATCCCCCTGGCCGAGGAAACTGGCCTGATCATTCCCATCGGCAACTGGGTCATCAACACCGCCATTGCCGATGCCAGGCAATGGGAAGGGGCCTACGGTTCCGCACTTCGCCTTTCGGTCAACATTTCCGCCCGCCAGTTTCGCTACGAGGAATTGGCCGAACTGCTCAAGAACGTCGTCAGCCAGAGCGGTTTTCATCCACTCAACCTGGAACTGGAACTCACCGAAAGTCTGGTGATGAACAACCCGGACAGGGCCAACGAACTCTTGCGTCAGCTCAAAGCCGAGGGGTTTTCTCTGGCCATGGATGATTTCGGTACCGGCTACTCCAGCCTGGCCTATCTACGCCTCTTCCCCTTTGACATGATCAAGATCGACCAGTCCTTCATCCGTGAGTTGGGAGCAAGTGCGGAAGCAGAGGCAATATTGCGTGCCATGCTGCAACTGGCCAAAGCGCTCAACTTACGAACCGTTGCCGAAGGTGTCGAAAACCAGATGCAACGGCAGTTTCTCGAGGACGAAGGATGCGACGAAATTCAAGGGTACTGGTTCAGCCATCCCCTTCGTGCGGGGGAATTTCTCAAGCTGCTCCAGACGCAAACCTAA
- the flgL gene encoding flagellar hook-associated protein FlgL, whose product MIITRNATTYRNLQANLSSTSSAINELYIKTSTGIEVDKASENPSAVGTIISCRSDIVKGERYVENCKNVQDNLSTSEIYINSLEELLVRAKEIAVTGANDSLSDSDRQTLADEVNQLQEELLDLANTQVDGKYLFAGYNDKTIPFSGSPVTYNGTSDHIMIEINPGSTVAKNITGEELFMSPVNLFTTLEDLETALTSGTTSDISDMLTPLEDAAEQVRTQQSALGNISTRMDDMISMHENALLVLESTLSSHQDADLTEVLSEIAKMETALEATMQVTARVSSLSLMDYL is encoded by the coding sequence ATGATCATCACCCGCAATGCAACCACCTACAGGAATCTCCAGGCCAACCTCAGTTCCACCTCATCCGCCATCAACGAGCTCTACATCAAGACCTCGACCGGCATTGAGGTGGACAAGGCCTCGGAAAATCCATCGGCGGTCGGCACGATCATCAGCTGCCGCTCCGATATAGTCAAAGGCGAGCGCTATGTGGAGAACTGCAAAAATGTACAGGACAACCTCTCCACCTCGGAAATCTACATCAACTCGCTGGAAGAACTGTTGGTGCGGGCCAAGGAGATTGCCGTAACCGGCGCCAATGACAGTCTATCCGATTCGGATAGACAGACCCTGGCCGATGAAGTCAACCAATTGCAGGAAGAGTTGCTCGACCTGGCCAACACCCAGGTGGACGGCAAGTATCTCTTTGCCGGGTACAACGACAAGACCATCCCTTTTTCCGGTTCTCCGGTGACCTATAACGGCACCAGCGATCACATCATGATCGAGATAAATCCCGGCTCGACCGTGGCCAAAAACATTACCGGCGAAGAGCTGTTCATGAGCCCGGTCAACCTGTTTACCACCCTGGAAGATTTGGAAACAGCGCTCACCAGCGGCACCACCTCCGACATCTCCGATATGCTGACCCCGCTTGAGGATGCCGCAGAACAGGTCCGTACCCAGCAAAGCGCCCTGGGTAATATCAGCACCCGCATGGACGATATGATCAGCATGCACGAAAACGCGCTTTTGGTTCTAGAGTCCACCCTGTCCAGCCACCAGGATGCGGATCTGACCGAGGTTCTCTCGGAAATCGCCAAGATGGAAACAGCCTTGGAGGCCACCATGCAGGTGACGGCACGGGTTTCCTCCCTAAGCCTCATGGATTACCTCTAA
- the flgK gene encoding flagellar hook-associated protein FlgK has product MAGLITSLYTGASGIYTSQSAVLITGNNIANAGTEGYSRQVANVISNTPLTQGGLTYGTGSSVDSIDRSSDIFITKQLIAQSSTYGEYEAASTPLSDIEQILDISDTSLSSDIDSFFDVWEELSTNPAGTTERQQVLQEATNLAEHFNQLDQQLGDVVNSINTSIESTIPDLNDQLQQIANLNQTIMQTELSGGDANTLRDERDLLVQQVSETCGATMYTDTNGMLCLQLEGGLPLVTGNVASVFSTTTVSGLSQISLSAGNTSFDLQYDDFSGELKGWLSVRDVTIPEFQNDIDQLAYTIATDVNTMITSSGGVDLNGNLATDLFTLTPPTSATANAWEGAAASITVAFGDTSLIATGTTGSTADNSLCLDIVALRETTSINGTHYTEEYSRIAANAGLLVTSNEQRLTASSESMDELNAKRDSLSGVSTDEEMVLLIQYQAGYEAASNYIGVVKEMLDTLLQI; this is encoded by the coding sequence GTGGCCGGCCTCATCACCTCACTGTATACCGGAGCGAGCGGCATCTATACCAGCCAGTCGGCGGTGCTGATCACCGGAAACAACATTGCCAATGCCGGTACTGAAGGATATTCACGCCAGGTAGCCAATGTCATCAGCAATACGCCCCTCACCCAGGGCGGCCTGACCTACGGCACCGGCAGTTCGGTCGACTCGATCGATCGCAGCAGCGATATCTTTATCACCAAGCAGCTCATCGCGCAAAGCTCCACCTACGGCGAATATGAGGCGGCCAGCACGCCGCTCAGTGATATCGAGCAGATCCTTGATATCAGCGACACCAGTCTCTCCAGTGATATCGACAGTTTTTTCGACGTCTGGGAAGAACTGAGCACAAACCCGGCCGGAACCACTGAACGGCAGCAGGTACTCCAGGAGGCGACCAATCTTGCCGAACATTTCAACCAGTTGGACCAACAGCTCGGTGATGTGGTCAACTCGATCAATACCTCTATCGAATCTACCATTCCCGATCTCAACGATCAGTTGCAGCAGATCGCCAATCTCAATCAAACGATTATGCAGACCGAGCTCTCCGGCGGCGATGCCAATACGCTGCGCGATGAGCGCGATCTGTTGGTGCAGCAGGTCAGTGAAACCTGCGGGGCCACCATGTACACCGATACCAACGGTATGCTCTGTCTGCAGTTGGAAGGCGGGTTGCCGCTCGTGACCGGCAATGTCGCCTCGGTCTTTTCCACCACCACGGTGAGCGGCCTGTCGCAGATCTCCCTGAGTGCGGGAAACACCTCTTTTGACCTGCAATACGACGATTTCAGCGGCGAACTCAAGGGCTGGCTCAGCGTGCGCGATGTGACCATCCCTGAATTTCAAAACGATATCGACCAGCTGGCCTATACCATCGCCACCGATGTCAACACCATGATCACCTCCAGTGGCGGTGTGGATCTCAACGGCAATCTGGCGACCGATCTTTTCACCCTCACACCGCCCACCAGTGCAACCGCCAATGCCTGGGAAGGGGCAGCGGCATCGATCACCGTCGCCTTTGGCGATACATCGCTTATCGCCACCGGGACCACGGGGAGCACGGCCGACAACAGTCTCTGCCTGGACATCGTCGCACTCCGCGAAACAACCAGCATTAACGGCACCCACTACACCGAGGAGTATTCCCGTATAGCCGCCAATGCCGGGTTGTTGGTCACCAGCAACGAACAGCGGCTCACAGCCAGTTCCGAATCCATGGATGAACTGAATGCCAAACGCGATTCGTTATCCGGTGTTTCCACTGATGAGGAAATGGTGCTCTTGATCCAGTACCAGGCTGGCTACGAAGCGGCATCCAATTACATCGGCGTGGTGAAGGAGATGCTCGACACCCTGCTGCAAATATAA